The Aspergillus chevalieri M1 DNA, chromosome 5, nearly complete sequence genome includes a region encoding these proteins:
- the ARC18 gene encoding actin-related protein 2/3 complex subunit 3 (BUSCO:EOG09264S3E;~COG:Z;~EggNog:ENOG410PNX6;~InterPro:IPR036753,IPR007204;~PFAM:PF04062;~go_component: GO:0005856 - cytoskeleton [Evidence IEA];~go_component: GO:0005885 - Arp2/3 protein complex [Evidence IEA];~go_process: GO:0030833 - regulation of actin filament polymerization [Evidence IEA];~go_process: GO:0034314 - Arp2/3 complex-mediated actin nucleation [Evidence IEA]), producing MPAYHSIFLEDRDVPVIGNFPVLPLRTRTRGPAYTLPPLPPNTLDVDVPADSESYDCIDEILSLFRANVLFRNFEINGPADRMLIYGTLFISECLGKVKPTMAAREAEKALINVALDHFAIPGDVSFPFNQAFEPPRDRQDAETLRSYISQVRQEIAIRLHARLYPGGVGPSKWWLSFAKRKFMGKSF from the exons ATGCCG GCATACCACTCCATCTTCCTCGAGGACCGGGATGTCCCCGTGATAG GCAACTTCCCCGTCCTCCCTCTCCGCACCCGCACCCGCGGCCCCGCATACACCCTCCCCCCGCTCCCCCCTAACACCCTCGACGTCGACGTCCCCGCAGACAGTGAGTCTTATGACTGCATCGACGAGATTCTCTCGCTCTTCCGCGCCAACGTGCTCTTCCGCAACTTCGAGATCAATGGCCCCGCGGACCGCATGCTTATCTACGGAACGCTGTTTATCAGCGAGTGTCTGGGGAAGGTGAAGCCGACGATGGCAGCGAGGGAGGCAGAGAAG GCTCTTATCAATGTTGCTCTCGACCATTTCGCGATTCCCGGTGACGTGTCGTTCCCGTTTAACCAGGCTTTTGAGCCGCCGAGGGATCGTCAGGATGCGGAGACGCTGAGATC GTACATTTCCCAAGTACGACAGGAGATTGCTATTCGTCTGCATGCGAGATTATACCCCGGTGGTGTTGGTCCTTCGAAG TGGTGGCTCAGCTTCGCAAAGAGAAAGTTCATGGGCAAGAGCTTCTAG
- a CDS encoding uncharacterized protein (COG:I;~EggNog:ENOG410PI64;~InterPro:IPR007518,IPR033979;~MEROPS:MER1054226;~PFAM:PF04424;~go_function: GO:0004843 - thiol-dependent ubiquitin-specific protease activity [Evidence IEA];~go_function: GO:1990380 - Lys48-specific deubiquitinase activity [Evidence IEA]) yields MVLRKQPPPRLNSVKDTKRRPSLSPTAKSVSPVSPKRLTRPRRAQSSPYPRRLPSQESVYSPDLHTSPAFDLMTLEQAQRSPVGNVHSEAQNPWADELIERPDQQYHEYTPSASMPASHSGTQEEPVNKNKGDRVPSILVAGTQRRMAANEWQPEEEADEWEHVRQTPVQLRSNNPFLKTRQSESNPWQTESYQAQHVEDTRASQATSVHSDALSQGEGIIPMTARLSLLDQQPSDSAWAEEHPVTAPQSQHPQNGHSVQDSQAQAPQTSYANQVAIYTADGQSYDTHGAPGNTAEPQYQPQYASPYEYQPYSSQDYDKLIQQYQPNPHSEPVSSATTQPNVLIDVGDSSKPEVLPRSTSSVYESDVNEARGTRTGSSDTAPPLPQRPSEAGRSEGDEQHTTLSAADANRQAEQRAETYAIRHVNWTDISGKLRNSPILSQNENGPCPLLALVNALVISSAEDAQTPVVKALQTREQISLGLLIQALFEELITCLGPDDEFPDIEALSRFLTMLHTGMNVNPRLTLEPDDNAGRFHETSDIQFYNTFGLPLIHGWVAKPSTEAHAAFSRVAQYYEDIQLLPFRKEELEDRVFRGGSLSPEEEQTMYDIQTIQQFVEVDHATQLSDYGLEHLKERLAPGSVSILFRNDHFTTLYKHPQKHELFTIVTDAGYASHAEIVWENLVDVNGSRAEFFSGDFRPVGHGPSGGPATSAPALPSRDAGYFTKSKDEPSQEQADADYAYALALQFQEEEQQRQNAPAAHNQNASAPNHPARGHGPEATHQRTSSAVNRGVGRYQPAAEQRSARSSQQHGRSSYPREEEDLPSYAQAARSPIYSPQQSTPSVNPSNQSMDSRFSRSHYGHGRRPPATSSGLPERPKDKNKDCIVM; encoded by the exons ATGGTCTTGCGCAAACagcctcctcctcgtcttaATTCCGTCAAAGACACTAAGCGTCGTCCATCACTCTCTCCTACTGCCAAATCTGTATCTCCTGTCTCCCCGAAACGGTTGACACGTCCGAGACGAGCGCAAAGCTCTCCCtatcctcgtcgtcttccaTCGCAAGAATCGGTCTACTCACCTGATCTTCATACATCACCAGCGTTTGACCTGATGACGCTCGAACAAGCTCAGCGGTCGCCGGTAGGGAACGTGCACAGTGAAGCGCAGAATCCATGGGCCGATGAGTTGATTGAGAGGCCGGATCAACAGTATCATGAGTACACCCCCTCGGCATCTATGCCAGCGAGTCATAGCGGGACTCAGGAAGAACCGGTCAATAAGAACAAAGGCGATCGAGTGCCATCTATCCTTGTAGCTGGTACTCAACGCAGGATGGCTGCAAACGAATGGCAACCAGAGGAAGAGGCCGACGAATGGGAGCATGTCAGGCAGACACCGGTCCAACTGCGATCTAATAACCCGTTTTTGAAGACAAGACAGTCTGAAAGTAACCCGTGGCAAACCGAATCATATCAGGCTCAACACGTTGAGGATACTCGTGCTTCACAGGCAACTTCCGTGCACAGTGATGCGTTGAGCCAAG GCGAGGGAATTATTCCAATGACCGCCCGCCTGTCTCTTCTGGACCAGCAGCCCTCAGATTCAGCGTGGGCAGAAGAGCATCCCGTTACCGCCCCGCAGTCCCAGCATCCGCAGAATGGCCATTCTGTCCAGGACTCACAAGCGCAAGCTCCACAGACATCCTATGCTAACCAAGTTGCTATTTATACGGCTGATGGCCAATCTTATGATACCCATGGAGCTCCCGGAAATACTGCGGAACCCCAATACCAACCCCAATACGCTTCCCCCTATGAATATCAGCCATATTCATCGCAGGATTATGACAAACTGATCCAACAGTATCAACCAAACCCCCACTCTGAACCTGTTTCTTCTGCGACCACACAGCCCAATGTGCTCATCGATGTCGGGGACTCTAGCAAGCCAGAAGTACTGCCTCGGTCAACTTCATCTGTATATGAGTCTGATGTAAATGAGGCTCGTGGGACGCGAACCGGGTCATCAGACACCGCACCACCCCTTCCTCAGCGTCCAAGCGAGGCAGGTCGCTCGGAGGGCGACGAGCAGCACACCACGTTAAGTGCCGCTGACGCAAACAGACAGGCAGAACAGCGGGCAGAAACCTATGCTATCAGACACGTCAACTGGACCGATATCAGCGGGAAATTACGCAATTCACCAATTCTGTCCCAGAACGAAAATGGACCATGCCCTTTACTGGCACTTGTTAATGCGCTTGTGATTAGTTCGGCCGAAGACGCTCAAACACCTGTCGTCAAGGCTCTGCAAACACGAGAACAGATATCTCTAGGGTTGCTTATTCAGGCACTGTTTGAGGAATTGATTACGTGCCTGGGCCCTGATGACGAGTTTCCGGATATCGAGGCTCTTAGTCGGTTTTTGACGATGTTGCATACGGGCATGAATGTCAATCCGCGTCTAACATTG GAACCGGATGATAATGCTGGTCGTTTCCATGAGACGAGTGATATTCAGTTCTATAATACATTTGGACTCCCTTTGATACACGGTTGGGTGGCCAAACCCAGTACAGAAGCTCACGCGGCATTTTCGCGAGTAGCTCAGTACTACGAAGACATACAACTGCTGCCATTCCGGAAAGAAGAGCTTGAAGACCGAGTTTTCCGAGGCGGCTCACTGTCCCCCGAGGAAGAACAAACCATGTACGACATTCAAACGATCCAGCAATTCGTCGAAGTCGACCACGCAACGCAATTGAGCGATTATGGGCTTGAGCACCTCAAAGAAAGACTGGCCCCTGGATCCGTATCAATTCTCTTCCGCAATGACCATTTCACCACGCTTTACAAACACCCGCAAAAACATGAGCTGTTTACGATAGTAACCGACGCTGGTTATGCAAGCCATGCTGAGATCGTATGGGAGAACCTCGTCGATGTCAACGGCTCTCGCGCTGAATTCTTCTCTGGCGACTTCCGCCCCGTTGGACATGGCCCATCAGGAGGTCCTGCGACATCTGCCCCAGCGCTTCCGAGCCGTGATGCAGGCTATTTTACTAAATCGAAGGATGAACCATCGCAAGAACAGGCCGATGCTGACTATGCCTATGCGCTGGCCCTGCAGTTCCAAGAGGAAGAACAGCAACGGCAGAACGCGCCTGCGGCCCACAACCAGAATGCCTCTGCGCCCAATCACCCCGCACGAGGACATGGACCTGAAGCCACCCATCAGCGTACTTCGAGCGCGGTGAATCGAGGGGTCGGTCGATACCAGCCTGCTGCAGAGCAGCGTTCAGCACGATCGAGCCAACAGCATGGACGGTCATCCTATCCtcgcgaggaagaggatttGCCATCGTACGCACAAGCAGCTCGCAGCCCTATCTATTCCCCACAGCAAAGCACACCGTCTGTCAATCCATCCAATCAGTCAATGGATAGTCGCTTCTCGAGAAGCCATTATGGACATGGGAGACGGCCTCCTGCGACGTCGTCGGGGCTCCCTGAGCGGCCCAAGGATAAGAATAAGGACTGCATCGTTATGTGA
- the trm6 gene encoding tRNA 1-methyladenosine methyltransferase subunit GCD10 (BUSCO:EOG09261I0F;~COG:J;~EggNog:ENOG410PJ0M;~InterPro:IPR017423;~PFAM:PF04189;~go_component: GO:0031515 - tRNA (m1A) methyltransferase complex [Evidence IEA];~go_process: GO:0030488 - tRNA methylation [Evidence IEA]): MHSYIRPYQHVAFRLPSEATRIIHLIPNTEVSLGKYGNFPSNQIIGRPFYLTFEILDNPTEENGNRLRIITAAELHAESLITEGSGEADGEGDEPDVGGDAETPMRTNREIVDDASTQKMTLQEIEELKKGSSDAGRDIIAKLLESHSALDQKTAFSLAKYTLRKRRKYMKRFTVLPLDVSLLTNFMLEEKDAGRTMELRDELIGLVGCWGNVHHGGNVSVGPKPNGRYLVVDETGGLIVAAMAERMGILYPHDNEDEESEEESSGKPAEETSPAKERPSQMSASGNTITLLHAHTQPNLSLLKYFGYDQDNPDESHPLFTHLKTVSWMQLVDPSSDPIYGNEPEVIPDETLATYKPNKRGTYYRKRSRWQRVRNVVDEARAGEYDSLLVATLMEPASVLKHAVPLLAGSAQVVVYSPTIEPLTELIDLYSTPRRTTFINARRELIEATQKRNQENNVDDPVDLSELEQEFIVDPSLLLAPTLETARIRPWQVLPGRTHPMMSGRGGADGYVFHGIRTFPTQAKIEAAGNPSRKKRKVETNPVPLPAGDVEMKL, from the exons ATGCACTCATATATCCGTCCTTATCAACATGTCGCCTTTCGGCTTCCGTCTGAAGCGACGAGAATCATCCACCTTATACCCAATAC AGAGGTATCCCTAGGGAAATACGGAAACTTCCCCTCGAACCAGATCATCGGACGCCCATTCTACCTCACATTCGAGATCCTCGACAACCCCACCGAAGAAAATGGCAATCGCTTGCGCATCATAACCGCAGCAGAACTCCATGCGGAATCGTTAATAACCGAGGGCTCAGGGGAGGCGGACGGAGAAGGCGACGAGCCGGACGTGGGCGGCGATGCCGAAACACCCATGCGGACAAATCGCGAGATCGTCGACGATGCATCCACCCAGAAAATGACGCTGCAAGAAATTGAAGAGTTGAAGAAGGGGTCGAGCGACGCCGGCAGGGATATTATCGCAAAACTTCTCGAATCGCACTCCGCACTGGATCAGAAGACCGCATTCTCGCTCGCAAAGTATACCCTGCGCAAACGAAGGAAATATATGAAGCGGTTCACTGTGCTGCCGCTAGATGTTAGTCTCCTCACGAACTTCATGCTTGAAGAGAAGGATGCGGGCCGGACTATGGAGTTGCGGGATGAGTTGATTGGTTTGGTTGGGTGCTGGGGCAATGTACATCACGGCGGGAATGTATCAGTTGGGCCAAAACCCAACGGTCGTTATCTTGTTGTCGATGAGACAGGGGGTTTGATAGTTGCTGCCATGGCAGAAAGAATGGGGATCCTTTATCCCCATGAcaatgaagacgaagagtcCGAGGAAGAATCCAGCGGAAAGCCGGCTGAAGAGACATCGCCTGCCAAAGAACGTCCCAGTCAAATGTCCGCATCTGGAAATACCATCACCCTCCTCCATGCCCACACACAACCGAACCTCTCCCTCCTGAAATACTTCGGCTACGACCAAGACAACCCCGACGAATCGCACCCGTTATTCACCCACCTAAAAACGGTATCCTGGATGCAACTCGTCGATCCCTCCTCCGACCCCATCTACGGCAACGAACCCGAAGTAATCCCAGACGAGACACTAGCCACCTACAAACCTAACAAACGCGGCACATACTACCGCAAGCGCAGCCGCTGGCAGCGTGTCCGAAACGTTGTCGACGAAGCCCGTGCCGGCGAATATGACAGCCTCCTCGTCGCAACACTAATGGAACCCGCCAGCGTCTTAAAACATGCGGTCCCCCTACTCGCAGGCTCAGCACAAGTCGTCGTCTACTCGCCCACAATCGAACCTCTAACGGAGCTTATCGACCTCTACTCAACCCCCAGACGAACAACATTCATCAACGCAAGACGAGAACTCATTGAAGCAACCCAAAAACGAAACCAAGAAAACAATGTCGACGACCCGGTTGACCTTTCCGAACTGGAGCAGGAATTCATCGTTGACCCATCGCTGTTACTTGCACCAACGCTGGAAACGGCGCGTATACGGCCGTGGCAGGTCCTTCCAGGGCGCACGCACCCTATGATGTCTGGGCGTGGTGGTGCTGATGGTTATGTTTTCCATGGCATCCGGACGTTCCCGACACAGGCGAAGATTGAGGCTGCTGGGAATCCGAGCCGGAAGAAGCGGAAGGTAGAGACGAATCCCGTGCCGTTGCCAGCGGGGGATGTGGAAATGAAGTTGTAA